The Poriferisphaera corsica DNA segment CCGAGAGCGCCGCCTGAGACGATGGTGAAATTGTGATCGGCGAGTTGTCCGGCAAAGCGTCCTGCCTGCTCTCGGCCATAGATGGTGCATTTGCGGGAGCCGACGATGCCGAGCGCATTGGCGTCTTGAAGGTGGAGGTTGCCTTTCACCCAGAGGATGCGGGGCGCGTCGTCGATACTGCGGAGGAGTTGGGGGTAATTGTCATCCCAGAGAGAAACGAGGTGAGCGTTATGTTTCTCGATAAGTTCGAGCTCTTGGGAAAGTAAGTCGGATTGAAGGACGTTGTCGATGGCGGTGCGGATGTTATTTGCACCTTTTGGTGTTAGGCCTTCGATTTGCTGTAGGTTGCTGTTGTCGAGAGAGATGACACGGCGTGGATCTGGGGGTTGGTTAATGAGTTTCGCTTCACCAAGGATGAGTTTCTGAGCGGTGATCGGGCCGATACCTTTGGCGAGACGAAGGATGAGTTCGCAATGTGTTTTGCCCCAATTCATAAGATTGATGGTAGCAGAAGGTGTTTGGGGTGTGAAGATTTTTGAGTATGAATTACGGAATGATGTGGAGATGCGACGGCGAGTGTGGCTCGCTGACGATTGTTTAACGGAATATGCAGATTTTGATTGCAGGCAATCGTCGGGCGGTTGTAGCACACCCCACGACCGGCGGTCGTGGGCTTGATAGAAAAGGTGGGGGGGGAGAAAGTGAATAAAAATGGCTCGCCACGTAGGTGTGACGAGCCGTAGAGGTCGGTATTGTCGGGAGCTTGCCGTCACATCCCCGGCTGGTGCCGCGAGTGAACGTGGTGACTCCGTAATCAACCCTGGGTGCGTTCAATAAACGGGTGTGTACTGAACGTCAAAGAGGGGGGGGATTGATTACCGGGGATTGCTCCCGCTCATACATTGATAATCAGTCACTAGATCACCTCCTTTGAAAAAGGGTTTGTCTGGCCGCCACAAGGTTGCCGATTCGCCACCGACTGGCTGATAAGTCGGCCCTTGCCGCCAAAATTTTATTGCACCGCAACGTCTTGCGGGCACACTAATCAATGGCTGCACAGCGGTTCAATAGACTATGCGAGCCAATGATCGGTCAGCCTGGATGGAGATTGCGTGGCATGGTTCGCACGCTTTGCAGATCACCACTTGGACTGACAATTTAATTATGTGGCTGAAAATTGTGAAAGTCAATGATTTTTAGCACATCGTTTGGTAGAAATCCAAATCGTTTTATCACTTGTATGACTATCTGCAATAAGGGGCAAAGCGGTCTTCGGCTTGCTGGACCAGCGACCTGTCAGGTTTCGGCTATTGAAGTGGTAGGTCATAAGTTGGATGTAAATTTGGATGAATCTGCGAGCTGGAAGCACATAGCTATTTGAGAATGAGAAAAGAGGTCATAAAAAAACGAGCAGCGGAAAGCTGCTCGTTTGGGAAAATAATGTTTTTGTGAGGGGAGGAGAGGGGGAGGATTATTTTGTGTTGGTGAGGAATTTGTATTTGCGTTTGAAGAGGTCGGTAAGGTGTTCCACTTCAGTGGAAGCGTTAGGCGACCATGAGGCCCAAGCAACTTCAACAGCACACTTGGCAACAGCGGTACGGATGCCTTCACGGATAAATTTGTTGAGGCGTTTGAGAGGGAGTGCTTCGATGAACTCTTCACGAAGCGGCACGCAGATTCCAGGGGTTTCTGGATTGGGGATGAAGTAGGCGAGGACTTCGATGTCTTTGCCTTTGCTGTCGGTGAGGATGAACTGCTCGGTCCATTTCCAAGCGGAGCCGAACCAGATGATTTCGCGACGGATGTTTGGGAATTCGTCGAAGTTTACGAAGAGCTGTTCGAGAATACGCTTGCGACCGGCAGGGTCGTAAACGCTCATGAGCATGTCGAAAGTTGGTTTGGTCCAACGATCTTCCCATGCGCCTTGTGTATTTGATTCGGTTGAACTCATGGATTGGATATCCTGTCGTGCTGGTTCGGAAGAAAAGCCCGGCTGTGGTAGTTGAGTCATGCGGTGCCCCCTGCCCGGCTGTCGGAAAATGATTTTACTCAACAGCTTGCGGTAGGAGGGGTATGATGTTGTGCGATTACAGGGGCTGAGCTGCGGATTTGCAGGAAAGACACTATACGTGGATTAAAAAATCAAAGCAAACGGGAAGCTGGGGCGTGAATCCGAGCATAAAGTCATATTATGAGAGAACTTAGAAATAATAATGCGGGGTATGGTGGGGGAAACGATGGGGGAAATGAACACGGAGGTCATCGAGGCCGTGAGCGTACGGGGCCGGTACGGGTGGTATTGATGAGCAAGCCACCGATGCCGGGAGCGGTGAAGACACGGCTAGCGAAGGATACTTCAGCGTTTTGTGCGGCACGGATCCATCAAGCGATGCTCCAGACAATGATTACGCGATTATCGCATCTGGCAGCGGATATGGGGAAGGGGAAAATTGAGCTGGTGCTGGCACTGACAGATGTGGAGGGGATGGATGGTAAGATGCGAAAATGGGGGGATATGGTGACACAAACAGCGATCGGCACCAAAATTTTGACGATGGCGAGATGCGACAATCCGCGGGATGATGAGGTGATGTCGGTGACGTTGCCAGAGGATTGGGGATTAGTGGATCAGGGGACTGGAGAAAATTGGGATTTGGGCAAACGGCTGGAGCACGTTTGGGGGATGCGGCCTAAGCAGAGTGTGATGTTTTTGGGGACGGATTCGCCCGATGTGCCGGTGGATTATTTGTGGGAAGCGGTGAGGCGATTGAAGAATGGCCGGGAGGGTGTGATTGGGGAGGTCAGTGATGGGGGGTATTGGACGCTGGGGATGCCTTGGTTTGAGCCAGAATTGGTGAGAGGTGTCGACTGGGGCACGGGGAGCGTGTACCATCAGACACTGGAGAACGCTGAGAACGTGAATGTGAGGCTGACAAGTTTGCCGAAGTGGCATGATGTCGACACGTTAGAAGATTTGAAGGCGATGAGAGATCGCATGAAATTCGAACGTGAGCCTGCGTTACAGCAATTAGTTAAGAAACTGGATGAACTAGCAGGGGTCTGATTGCTTATGAATAATGGTGCAGACACAAATAAGGTTGAGGCGCGACAGGACGAGGTTGATTTTGATTTGTCGCAGTCACGAATTCTGATTGTTGATGATAATGAGCAGAATGTGGAGTTATTGCAGGCGTATTTGGATGCGTTGCCGTGCGAGGTGGATGTGGCATATGACGGTGTGGAAGCGATTGAGTTTATTGAAGATGGGGAGAAAGCGCTGCCTGATCTGATCTTATTGGACATTATGATGCCAAAAATGTCGGGGTTTGAGGTGTGTCGAAAGTTGAAGGATGATCCGGCGACAAGAAGCATACCGATTATGATGGTGACG contains these protein-coding regions:
- a CDS encoding TIGR04282 family arsenosugar biosynthesis glycosyltransferase; its protein translation is MRELRNNNAGYGGGNDGGNEHGGHRGRERTGPVRVVLMSKPPMPGAVKTRLAKDTSAFCAARIHQAMLQTMITRLSHLAADMGKGKIELVLALTDVEGMDGKMRKWGDMVTQTAIGTKILTMARCDNPRDDEVMSVTLPEDWGLVDQGTGENWDLGKRLEHVWGMRPKQSVMFLGTDSPDVPVDYLWEAVRRLKNGREGVIGEVSDGGYWTLGMPWFEPELVRGVDWGTGSVYHQTLENAENVNVRLTSLPKWHDVDTLEDLKAMRDRMKFEREPALQQLVKKLDELAGV
- a CDS encoding response regulator; this translates as MNNGADTNKVEARQDEVDFDLSQSRILIVDDNEQNVELLQAYLDALPCEVDVAYDGVEAIEFIEDGEKALPDLILLDIMMPKMSGFEVCRKLKDDPATRSIPIMMVTALNELGDIERGVESGTDDFVTKPVNKLELLTRVKSLLRVRHLKRELDRTEAYIKNLQREAEDDQMQDDAE